A genomic segment from Acetomicrobium sp. S15 = DSM 107314 encodes:
- the glgC gene encoding glucose-1-phosphate adenylyltransferase, producing MIYDKYGRVLGIVLAGGKGERLYPLTLYRAKPAVPFAAKYRIIDFALSNLVNSGLYSIYILVQFKSQSLNEHVERGWQFGAALRGRDFFVTVVPAQMWTGEHWYKGTADAVFQNLHLVTLYDADRICIFAADHVYKMDVEQMLNFHIESGADMTVAANVVPSSEAHQFGCIDADEDGRVIGFVEKPSDPPEIPDRPGYVYASMGNYIFEREVLEEALIADASNSNSSHDFGRNILPDLYKHCRVMAYDFSTNKIPGADRPYWRDVGTIKAYWEAHMDLLQADAPLNLFNQHWPVRTVSYSDPPGFTYPVLGQNCSVIGALRAEGSRVLGATVHRSVLSRNCVINPGAVLEDCIIGSNVMIGEGCKLRRVIVDSNNVIPPNTVIGYDPKADRERYYFDEDSGIVVIPMPPLKLRKDLKLPKSISIEIP from the coding sequence ATGATATACGACAAATATGGGCGCGTCCTGGGGATTGTCCTGGCCGGCGGTAAAGGAGAACGCCTCTACCCCCTCACCCTATATCGGGCCAAGCCGGCAGTGCCGTTCGCCGCTAAATACCGCATCATAGACTTCGCCCTCTCAAATCTGGTCAACAGTGGCCTGTACTCCATCTATATACTGGTCCAATTTAAGAGCCAATCGTTGAACGAACACGTAGAACGAGGCTGGCAGTTCGGCGCGGCTTTGAGGGGACGTGACTTCTTCGTGACGGTCGTGCCGGCTCAAATGTGGACAGGGGAACACTGGTACAAGGGAACGGCCGATGCAGTCTTTCAAAATCTACATTTGGTCACTCTCTACGACGCCGATAGGATATGCATCTTTGCCGCAGACCACGTATACAAGATGGACGTAGAGCAAATGTTGAACTTCCATATCGAAAGCGGGGCCGATATGACCGTGGCTGCCAACGTTGTGCCATCTTCCGAAGCCCATCAATTCGGCTGCATAGACGCAGATGAAGATGGACGGGTCATCGGCTTCGTGGAAAAGCCGTCAGACCCGCCGGAGATCCCCGACAGGCCGGGATATGTATACGCATCAATGGGCAATTATATCTTCGAGCGAGAAGTGTTAGAGGAGGCCCTCATCGCTGATGCCTCAAACAGCAACAGTTCTCACGATTTCGGCAGGAACATCTTGCCTGACCTCTATAAACATTGCCGCGTCATGGCGTATGACTTCTCGACCAACAAAATACCGGGCGCCGATCGCCCTTATTGGCGCGATGTGGGAACCATAAAAGCCTATTGGGAAGCCCACATGGACCTGCTGCAGGCCGATGCCCCACTGAACCTATTTAATCAGCACTGGCCCGTCAGGACGGTCTCCTACAGCGACCCACCAGGTTTTACCTATCCGGTGCTTGGACAGAACTGTTCGGTAATAGGGGCTCTGCGCGCCGAGGGAAGCCGCGTCTTAGGGGCCACCGTTCATCGTTCCGTGCTGTCGAGGAATTGCGTGATAAACCCGGGCGCTGTCCTGGAGGATTGCATTATAGGCTCTAACGTCATGATAGGCGAAGGATGTAAACTTAGGCGCGTGATCGTGGACTCAAACAATGTAATCCCTCCGAACACCGTGATAGGCTACGATCCAAAAGCGGACAGAGAACGATATTACTTCGACGAAGATTCTGGCATAGTGGTAATACCGATGCCGCCGTTGAAGCTGAGAAAGGACTTAAAACTCCCCAAGTCGATAAGCATCGAGATTCCTTGA
- a CDS encoding transcriptional regulator has product MNLRNVRNILDAEILWGEELLDEVEVEYAFASDLMSDVLAFATPGSLLLTGLTNVQIVRTASMMDMPGVVFVRGKCPGTEALSLAKNMKIPLLLSCKSMFESCGLLYVAGVLPCKILQRRS; this is encoded by the coding sequence GTGAACCTAAGAAATGTGAGGAACATCTTAGATGCGGAGATTTTATGGGGCGAAGAGCTTTTAGATGAAGTGGAGGTGGAATATGCATTTGCCTCCGACTTAATGAGTGACGTGCTGGCCTTTGCCACTCCTGGGTCGTTATTGCTCACCGGGCTTACCAATGTCCAGATCGTCAGAACGGCCAGCATGATGGATATGCCGGGGGTGGTCTTCGTCAGAGGAAAATGTCCGGGCACCGAAGCCCTCTCTCTCGCAAAAAATATGAAGATTCCCTTGCTGCTTTCATGCAAGAGCATGTTCGAATCCTGTGGCCTGCTTTATGTAGCCGGCGTTCTTCCTTGCAAAATTCTCCAAAGGCGGTCTTAA
- a CDS encoding serine kinase, whose product MKISEVFRSLDLEIHVEGDLGRALSGGVVGDLLSFVMKVAGEGNIWITVQNHVNVAAVAVLKEIPFILLASGRVPSPELVDRCRQEGITLAASALDAYPLCGKLYELGLKD is encoded by the coding sequence TTGAAAATATCGGAAGTCTTTCGTAGCCTTGACCTCGAAATTCACGTCGAAGGGGATTTGGGAAGAGCGTTATCCGGGGGGGTAGTGGGAGACCTTCTGAGTTTTGTGATGAAGGTCGCCGGAGAGGGGAACATATGGATCACAGTACAAAACCACGTTAACGTAGCCGCCGTGGCCGTCTTGAAAGAGATCCCCTTTATCCTGTTAGCTTCTGGTCGCGTGCCTTCGCCTGAGCTGGTGGATAGGTGTCGCCAAGAGGGGATAACGTTGGCCGCGTCAGCCCTGGATGCCTACCCTTTGTGCGGAAAACTCTACGAGCTCGGGCTTAAAGATTGA
- the glgA gene encoding glycogen synthase GlgA, translated as MASPFVGYREMASEDISLKVLHVATEMAPLVKVGGLGDVVGSLPKALKKLGADVRLLLPAYPNLLEELQSRQSAKPIGKLYIALNWRVYEASVYEFDFNGIPVYLLDQPELYSDSVYPQRLDCASVLPFALLSMASLELPNLIDWTPQLIHAHDWPTALIPILLRWHRHYSKLSHSHKAILTIHNLAHQGILPKEILPSIGLADEAFSIDGVEFYGSVNLLKGGIIAADAVTTVSPRYSWEIQTPSFGMGLDGVIESQKHKLHGILNGLDYEYWNPATDQFLPAIYSKDDLSGKEKCSRALSERCGFDDGRPIAAFVGRLVEQKGIDILLAALNELVKMGFSLVVLGSGHENFEMALEEAAAKLKKGLSVHIGYFEELAHLIYAGSDMLLMPSLFEPCGLSQLIAMRYGTVPVARAVGGLADTIIDADGNPEGYGFLFSNPSPDELLKCAERAIAAWSEEERWRKIILRGMSADFSWDRSAKAYAELYHQLLGSQ; from the coding sequence ATGGCATCGCCTTTCGTGGGTTATAGAGAAATGGCCTCTGAGGATATTTCCCTAAAGGTTCTGCATGTGGCCACAGAAATGGCCCCGTTGGTCAAGGTGGGCGGCTTGGGAGATGTTGTAGGCTCCTTGCCCAAAGCCTTAAAAAAATTAGGGGCAGATGTCCGCCTATTGCTCCCCGCTTATCCCAATCTCCTTGAGGAGCTTCAAAGTCGCCAGTCTGCCAAGCCTATAGGCAAGCTCTACATAGCACTTAACTGGCGCGTCTATGAAGCGTCAGTTTATGAATTCGATTTTAACGGTATTCCTGTATATCTGCTCGACCAACCGGAGCTTTACTCAGACAGCGTTTATCCGCAAAGGTTAGACTGCGCCTCTGTTCTCCCCTTTGCTTTGCTGAGCATGGCCTCCTTAGAGTTACCTAACCTCATAGATTGGACGCCACAACTCATCCACGCCCATGACTGGCCGACTGCGCTTATCCCTATACTCCTGCGTTGGCATCGCCACTACAGCAAGCTTTCCCACAGTCATAAGGCGATTTTAACGATCCACAACCTGGCCCATCAAGGCATCCTGCCGAAGGAGATTCTCCCTTCGATCGGTTTGGCAGACGAGGCGTTCTCCATCGATGGAGTGGAATTCTATGGCTCCGTCAATCTGCTTAAAGGAGGCATAATCGCCGCCGACGCGGTGACGACCGTGAGCCCTCGATACTCGTGGGAGATTCAAACGCCCTCGTTCGGAATGGGCTTAGATGGCGTTATTGAAAGTCAAAAACACAAACTCCACGGCATATTGAACGGCCTAGACTACGAATACTGGAACCCGGCTACCGACCAATTTCTGCCCGCCATCTACAGCAAGGATGACCTTTCTGGCAAGGAGAAATGCAGTAGGGCGCTATCGGAGCGATGCGGCTTCGATGACGGGAGGCCCATCGCGGCTTTCGTAGGCAGGCTGGTAGAGCAAAAGGGGATCGATATCCTGTTGGCCGCGCTAAATGAACTGGTGAAAATGGGCTTTTCGCTGGTTGTTTTAGGGAGCGGCCACGAAAATTTCGAGATGGCGCTTGAAGAAGCGGCTGCGAAGCTTAAAAAGGGATTGAGCGTGCACATAGGCTACTTTGAGGAGTTGGCCCACCTGATATATGCCGGAAGCGATATGTTGTTGATGCCATCGTTATTTGAGCCGTGCGGGTTATCTCAGCTCATAGCTATGCGTTACGGCACCGTGCCGGTGGCCAGGGCAGTGGGAGGATTGGCGGACACCATAATAGACGCCGACGGAAACCCGGAGGGATACGGCTTTTTATTCAGCAACCCCAGTCCCGATGAGTTGTTGAAATGCGCTGAACGAGCCATAGCAGCATGGAGCGAAGAGGAGCGATGGCGCAAAATCATTTTAAGGGGCATGTCGGCGGATTTTTCATGGGATCGCTCTGCAAAGGCTTATGCCGAGCTTTATCATCAGCTTCTCGGCAGCCAGTAG
- a CDS encoding FAD-dependent oxidoreductase, whose translation MPLYRAHVLVCRGTGCTAGGSVEILEAFRKELADKRLEDEVMLVETGCHGMCERGPNVVIYPEGVYYCNVSPLDVHEIVEEHLYKGCLVERLLYTSPELMQKIVYYKDLPFYNRQHRIILRNCGFIDPENIEEYIACDGYQALAKALLSMTPDGVIEEVKRSGLRGRGGAGFPTGLKWSLTRKAHGGPKYIICNADEGDPGAFMDRSLLEGDPHSLIEGMLIAGYAIGANEGYVYCRAEYPLAIRRLKIAIAQAEEYGLLGDDILGTNYSFRIKLKEGAGAFVCGEETALIASIEGRRGEPRPRPPFPANSGLWGKPTNINNVKSYASVPQIVLNGADWFSSIGATRSPGTAVFALTGKVKNTGLVEIPMGTPLGNIIFDIGGGIAKDRKFKAVQTGGPLGGCIPVQMLNLPVDFDSLTAAGALMGSGGMIVVDENTCMVELARFFLQFAVAESCGQCPPCRVGGQKLLEILTRLTQGAGKAEDLAVIEDIAGVMKEGSLCALGQGTPNPVLTALRYFRDEFEAHITDKRCPAGACTALAPSPCRSGCPAEVNIPEYLSLIADGKYDEALAVHRQSNPFPSVCGRVCPAFCEDKCRRGEVDDPVAVRDLKRFMADHESAPWTPEQLESDKSESVAIIGGGPGGLTAALRLAQLGYRCTIYEALPRLGGMMRYGIPDYRLPKSVLDNEIGSILRVGKVEVKTNTALGRDVTLSGLLKEHAAVLLAIGAQGSHRLDIPGEELEGVMHGVELLRRLNSGEDMSFVKGKRVAVVGGGNVAMDAARSLLRLGAAEVHVVYRRERRDMPALTEEIEAAEEEGIHFHLATRRWRRRMISAEEERAKFHFLAAPTEIMGAEGKVTGLKCQRLSLTDAHGKAEFDSSARKRPVPVEGSYFTLHVDIIVPAVGQTINMPLLREEGINQNRDGTISVQRRTFLTSREGVFAIGDAVIGPASVVEAVSQGNKVSKAIHRYLRGMDLLEPAQFLDRPEPERYELSEEDAERPRGKTNILAPEVRVCDFREVDLGYPTPEVAHREARRCLRCDLETRE comes from the coding sequence ATGCCATTATATCGTGCCCATGTATTGGTATGTCGCGGTACAGGATGTACCGCAGGCGGCTCAGTCGAGATCCTCGAAGCTTTCCGCAAGGAACTCGCTGATAAGCGTTTAGAGGACGAAGTGATGCTGGTGGAAACTGGCTGCCATGGCATGTGCGAGAGAGGACCCAACGTCGTGATCTATCCCGAAGGCGTTTATTATTGCAACGTGTCACCCCTGGACGTGCACGAGATTGTCGAAGAACACCTCTATAAGGGGTGCCTGGTAGAAAGACTGCTCTATACGAGCCCAGAGCTGATGCAAAAAATTGTCTATTACAAGGACCTTCCGTTTTACAATCGACAGCACCGCATAATACTGAGGAATTGCGGCTTCATAGACCCCGAAAACATAGAGGAATATATAGCTTGCGACGGCTATCAGGCGCTAGCCAAAGCGCTCCTTTCCATGACGCCGGACGGAGTCATAGAAGAGGTCAAAAGGTCGGGCCTACGGGGTCGAGGAGGAGCAGGATTCCCGACGGGATTGAAGTGGAGTTTAACCCGAAAAGCTCACGGTGGGCCTAAATATATTATCTGCAACGCCGATGAGGGCGACCCAGGGGCATTTATGGACAGAAGTCTCTTAGAGGGTGACCCCCACTCTCTTATCGAAGGGATGCTCATCGCCGGCTATGCTATAGGAGCCAACGAGGGATATGTCTACTGTCGCGCTGAGTATCCGCTCGCCATAAGACGGCTCAAGATAGCCATAGCCCAGGCTGAAGAATACGGCCTCCTCGGCGATGACATCTTAGGGACAAATTATAGCTTTAGGATAAAGCTGAAAGAGGGGGCGGGGGCCTTCGTCTGCGGAGAGGAGACGGCCCTTATAGCCTCAATCGAGGGTAGGCGAGGCGAGCCCAGGCCTAGGCCACCTTTCCCGGCAAACAGCGGCCTCTGGGGAAAACCGACAAATATAAACAACGTAAAGAGCTACGCATCTGTGCCTCAGATCGTCCTAAACGGGGCGGATTGGTTTTCCAGCATAGGAGCCACCAGGAGCCCAGGCACAGCGGTATTTGCATTAACTGGCAAGGTGAAAAACACCGGCCTCGTGGAGATCCCCATGGGCACACCTCTGGGAAACATAATCTTTGACATAGGCGGCGGAATAGCCAAAGACCGCAAGTTCAAGGCTGTTCAGACCGGTGGCCCCTTGGGCGGCTGCATTCCCGTTCAGATGCTCAATCTACCTGTTGACTTCGATTCCCTCACGGCAGCCGGGGCACTCATGGGCTCAGGCGGCATGATAGTTGTGGATGAAAATACGTGCATGGTGGAACTGGCCAGATTCTTTCTGCAGTTCGCCGTAGCAGAATCATGCGGCCAGTGCCCTCCGTGTAGAGTCGGGGGACAAAAGCTCCTCGAGATCCTCACCCGCCTCACCCAAGGTGCTGGAAAAGCCGAGGACCTCGCGGTGATCGAGGATATAGCGGGCGTGATGAAAGAAGGATCTCTCTGCGCCCTCGGGCAAGGCACGCCAAATCCAGTGCTCACCGCTCTCAGATACTTCAGGGATGAGTTCGAGGCGCACATAACAGACAAGCGTTGTCCGGCTGGTGCCTGTACAGCTCTTGCCCCATCGCCGTGCCGCAGCGGTTGTCCAGCCGAGGTAAATATCCCAGAGTATCTTTCTCTCATAGCTGATGGGAAGTATGACGAGGCCTTAGCAGTTCACCGGCAGTCTAACCCGTTCCCGTCGGTATGCGGCAGGGTCTGCCCTGCTTTCTGCGAGGACAAATGCAGGAGGGGCGAGGTAGATGATCCCGTAGCCGTAAGGGACCTCAAACGCTTCATGGCAGACCACGAAAGCGCTCCCTGGACGCCCGAGCAGCTCGAGTCTGACAAAAGCGAAAGCGTAGCGATAATCGGAGGAGGGCCAGGAGGGCTAACTGCCGCTTTAAGGCTCGCCCAACTCGGTTACAGATGCACTATATACGAGGCGCTTCCAAGGTTGGGAGGTATGATGAGGTATGGCATACCGGACTATCGCCTGCCCAAATCTGTCCTGGACAATGAAATAGGCTCCATCCTGCGCGTAGGCAAGGTAGAGGTAAAAACGAATACCGCACTCGGAAGAGATGTGACGCTGAGCGGCTTGCTGAAAGAACACGCCGCTGTGCTCTTGGCCATAGGCGCTCAAGGAAGCCACAGGCTCGACATCCCAGGCGAGGAGCTCGAGGGCGTCATGCACGGGGTTGAACTCCTGCGGCGCTTGAACTCCGGCGAAGACATGAGCTTCGTCAAAGGCAAACGGGTGGCAGTCGTAGGCGGAGGAAACGTGGCAATGGACGCAGCCCGCTCGCTCCTCAGGCTAGGCGCAGCAGAAGTTCACGTGGTCTACAGGCGCGAACGCAGGGATATGCCAGCTCTGACGGAGGAAATAGAGGCAGCAGAGGAAGAGGGAATCCATTTCCATCTCGCCACCAGGCGATGGAGGAGGCGAATGATCAGCGCGGAGGAAGAGAGGGCCAAGTTTCATTTCTTGGCCGCTCCCACAGAGATCATGGGAGCAGAGGGAAAGGTCACAGGGCTCAAGTGCCAGCGCTTGAGCCTCACCGATGCCCACGGTAAAGCCGAGTTCGATTCGTCCGCCCGCAAACGCCCGGTCCCGGTGGAGGGAAGCTACTTCACTTTGCATGTAGACATAATAGTTCCAGCGGTGGGACAAACCATCAACATGCCACTCCTTCGCGAGGAGGGGATAAACCAGAATAGAGACGGCACAATATCCGTCCAAAGGCGGACTTTCCTCACCTCCCGAGAAGGAGTGTTTGCCATAGGAGACGCGGTGATAGGCCCTGCCAGCGTGGTGGAGGCCGTATCCCAAGGCAACAAGGTCTCCAAGGCCATCCACAGATATTTGAGAGGCATGGACCTCTTAGAGCCGGCGCAGTTCTTGGATCGGCCTGAACCAGAGCGTTACGAACTGAGCGAGGAGGACGCCGAAAGACCGAGGGGCAAGACCAACATATTGGCTCCAGAGGTCAGGGTCTGTGACTTCAGGGAGGTAGATTTGGGCTACCCCACCCCCGAAGTGGCTCACAGGGAGGCGCGTAGGTGTTTGCGCTGCGATTTAGAGACAAGAGAGTAA
- a CDS encoding [Fe-Fe] hydrogenase large subunit C-terminal domain-containing protein, with protein MAHGIRVLEDSCRGCVNCIKSCPTEAMRVIHGRAHIIEELCIACGECLRNCRHRALQLAEDPWEGIFNNKDTVALMVDPSLCTQFLWPPNTDFLIGPLRDIGLEPISGVNSEAFDLAALAVSRAIESADSKDMPLISTYCPAVVRLVQIRFPELLKHLVPVESPLEFGIDLWRIRTQQKESVVLAASCPARIAMVHDPVGREVSSAEWAVSVARLAKEIRSRGYAKAEIKAPAEGERWVQWGMLGGETLHVASFMNRDLNAIAVSGIRNVFDLLQEVELGLHAEVEFVEARICDTGCIGGIGNAESRFLSQRKIRSQKVRWDKTASEIEVLEKLYRARIWELQRTIEPINRLPLGEEISQAMEKLKEMNAVYAELPHIDCGACGRPSCRAMAEDIIRGRGEVEDCIFKLRKRISGLAEELLLLSRRLVHTVVEDKH; from the coding sequence TTGGCCCATGGAATAAGGGTTTTGGAAGATTCATGCCGCGGTTGCGTAAACTGCATAAAATCGTGCCCTACCGAAGCGATGAGGGTGATACACGGAAGAGCTCATATCATCGAGGAGTTGTGCATAGCTTGCGGAGAATGCCTGCGCAACTGTCGTCATCGTGCGCTGCAATTAGCTGAGGATCCATGGGAGGGCATATTTAATAATAAAGACACGGTCGCGTTGATGGTCGATCCGAGTTTATGTACTCAGTTTTTGTGGCCCCCCAACACAGATTTTCTCATAGGTCCTTTGAGAGACATAGGGTTAGAACCTATCTCTGGAGTAAACTCCGAAGCTTTCGATTTGGCGGCGCTTGCGGTATCTCGCGCTATCGAATCTGCAGATTCAAAGGACATGCCCTTGATATCCACATATTGCCCGGCAGTTGTTCGTCTTGTTCAGATTCGTTTTCCCGAACTATTGAAACATCTCGTCCCAGTTGAGTCGCCGCTGGAGTTTGGAATAGATTTGTGGCGAATTCGAACCCAGCAAAAGGAATCGGTAGTCTTGGCCGCTTCATGCCCTGCCAGGATAGCCATGGTGCACGATCCGGTCGGCCGCGAAGTCAGTTCGGCGGAGTGGGCCGTTTCTGTAGCTCGGTTGGCCAAGGAGATAAGAAGCCGTGGTTATGCCAAAGCCGAAATCAAGGCTCCGGCAGAGGGGGAGCGCTGGGTCCAGTGGGGTATGCTCGGCGGGGAGACGCTTCACGTAGCATCTTTTATGAATCGTGACTTGAATGCCATTGCCGTATCTGGGATAAGAAACGTCTTCGATCTTCTTCAGGAGGTCGAATTGGGATTGCATGCGGAGGTCGAGTTTGTAGAGGCGCGGATCTGCGACACCGGTTGCATAGGTGGAATAGGCAACGCCGAATCGCGTTTCCTGAGCCAGCGCAAAATTAGGTCACAGAAAGTCCGATGGGACAAGACTGCCAGTGAAATTGAGGTGCTGGAGAAGTTGTATCGGGCGCGGATCTGGGAGCTGCAGAGGACAATAGAGCCGATCAACCGCTTGCCCTTGGGTGAAGAAATTTCTCAAGCCATGGAAAAGTTGAAGGAGATGAACGCCGTTTATGCGGAGTTGCCGCACATCGACTGTGGCGCTTGCGGGCGTCCTTCCTGTAGAGCCATGGCCGAGGATATCATTCGCGGTCGAGGCGAAGTGGAAGATTGTATATTTAAGCTCAGGAAGCGAATCTCTGGATTGGCGGAGGAGCTGCTTCTCTTGTCACGCAGGCTCGTGCACACCGTGGTGGAGGATAAACATTGA
- the nuoE gene encoding NADH-quinone oxidoreductase subunit NuoE — protein MPKIIQRDEELDFKPLDEIIESVKAEGLGLIPILQRAQEHYGYLPKPLLEAIADKLSLSYSHVFGVATFYAQFHLTPRGRHLIQQCDGTACHVRGAARIKRSTQEKLGIKPGETTEDLKVTYEIVYCLGSCGLSPVAMIDGKVVGRLTPEKMIRMIDMLE, from the coding sequence ATGCCGAAGATAATTCAGAGAGATGAAGAGTTGGATTTTAAACCGCTTGACGAGATCATCGAGAGTGTCAAGGCCGAGGGTTTAGGGTTAATACCGATCTTGCAAAGAGCTCAAGAGCACTACGGTTACCTGCCCAAACCGCTGCTCGAGGCAATAGCAGATAAGCTTTCCCTCTCCTATAGTCATGTCTTCGGCGTCGCCACCTTTTATGCGCAGTTTCACCTGACGCCGAGAGGAAGACACCTCATCCAGCAATGCGACGGAACCGCCTGTCATGTGAGGGGAGCCGCGAGGATAAAGCGCTCTACCCAGGAAAAACTCGGCATAAAACCTGGAGAGACCACAGAAGATTTGAAAGTGACCTACGAAATAGTCTACTGTCTGGGATCGTGCGGCCTATCCCCCGTAGCCATGATAGATGGTAAAGTGGTGGGCAGGTTGACTCCTGAGAAGATGATCAGGATGATCGATATGCTCGAATGA
- the glgP gene encoding alpha-glucan family phosphorylase produces the protein MRYHEDIGESLRDMMEHNPAFRSIAYFSMEIGLESDIPTYAGGLGILAGDILRSAADLGLPMVGVTLLYRQGYFHQIIDENGWQLSKPQEWNPEDKLELLPNEVVVNIEGRPVRVRTWCYEVMGSSGYHVPVYLLDTDFDGNAQEDRKLTGVLYGGDLKYRLCQEMILGIGGLRMLRELGYSNIRTFHLNEGHAGFLTLELIRELGFEDYDRIREQLVFTTHTPVPAGIDRFPYELIERVMSHTFAQYLRHMVGPDGVSMVDIGLRYSHLKNAVSKKHAEVSRNLFNDDSIIPISNGVHSSMWTCSGLKKLFDEHIPGWANDPGRLILALKLSDEDVWRAHQAAKMRLLARILEDKGEELDPEKLTIGFARRFATYKRADLMFKDVKRLVDICSGQVQFVFSGKAHPNDEEGKAMLQRIYQIAKEINSVVPIVFLENYDMELAHLMTSGCDLWLNTPLRPREASGTSGMKAAHNGVLNLSTLDGWWIEGWIEDATGWAIGPEPNEVQLIDYDESQDAMAFYMKLEDKVMPTYYRRRERWVSMMKQAIALNASYFNSHRTLKEYCEMAYGIAFRGL, from the coding sequence ATGCGTTATCATGAAGATATAGGCGAATCGCTGAGGGATATGATGGAGCACAATCCGGCCTTTCGCTCTATTGCCTATTTCTCTATGGAAATAGGTTTGGAAAGTGACATCCCTACTTATGCAGGAGGATTAGGCATTTTAGCCGGCGATATCCTGAGAAGCGCAGCGGATTTAGGTCTGCCTATGGTGGGAGTCACCCTGCTTTACAGACAAGGCTACTTTCATCAAATCATCGATGAAAATGGTTGGCAGTTGAGCAAACCGCAAGAGTGGAACCCCGAGGATAAGCTGGAACTTCTGCCGAACGAAGTGGTGGTGAATATAGAAGGGCGGCCCGTGCGCGTGCGCACTTGGTGCTACGAGGTTATGGGTAGTTCAGGCTACCATGTCCCCGTGTATCTATTGGATACCGACTTCGACGGCAACGCTCAAGAAGACCGAAAGCTCACCGGAGTATTGTACGGCGGCGATCTCAAATATCGCCTCTGCCAGGAGATGATCCTCGGCATAGGCGGCTTGAGGATGCTCAGAGAGCTGGGCTACAGTAATATACGAACCTTTCATCTCAACGAAGGCCATGCAGGGTTTTTGACTTTAGAGCTGATCAGAGAGCTTGGCTTTGAAGACTACGACAGGATCCGCGAACAGCTGGTCTTTACCACCCACACTCCCGTCCCAGCCGGCATAGACCGCTTTCCCTACGAGCTGATCGAAAGGGTGATGAGCCACACCTTCGCGCAATATCTGAGGCACATGGTGGGGCCTGACGGCGTGTCGATGGTAGATATAGGGCTGCGCTACAGTCACCTCAAAAATGCCGTCTCAAAAAAACATGCCGAGGTGAGCCGAAATCTGTTCAACGATGACAGCATAATCCCCATAAGCAACGGCGTCCATTCGTCTATGTGGACATGCTCTGGGTTGAAGAAACTCTTTGATGAGCACATACCGGGCTGGGCAAACGATCCCGGCCGACTTATCTTGGCTCTAAAACTGTCTGATGAGGATGTGTGGAGGGCTCATCAGGCGGCTAAGATGCGACTCTTAGCGCGCATTTTGGAAGACAAAGGAGAGGAATTGGACCCCGAAAAACTCACAATAGGGTTTGCAAGGCGATTCGCCACCTATAAGAGGGCCGATTTGATGTTTAAAGACGTCAAGAGGTTGGTCGATATTTGTTCTGGTCAAGTACAATTTGTCTTTTCTGGCAAAGCGCATCCCAATGACGAAGAAGGCAAGGCAATGCTGCAACGGATTTATCAAATCGCAAAGGAGATAAATTCCGTCGTGCCGATCGTCTTTCTGGAAAATTATGACATGGAATTGGCCCACCTCATGACGTCTGGGTGCGATCTGTGGCTCAATACCCCATTACGGCCGAGGGAGGCTTCAGGCACAAGCGGCATGAAAGCAGCTCACAACGGCGTATTAAATCTTTCGACTTTAGATGGCTGGTGGATAGAGGGATGGATCGAAGACGCAACTGGCTGGGCCATAGGGCCAGAACCAAATGAGGTACAACTCATAGATTATGACGAATCTCAAGACGCCATGGCGTTCTACATGAAGTTAGAAGACAAAGTGATGCCCACTTATTACAGGCGAAGAGAGAGGTGGGTTTCCATGATGAAGCAAGCCATTGCGCTAAACGCAAGCTATTTCAACTCTCATCGCACGCTCAAGGAATATTGCGAAATGGCCTATGGCATCGCCTTTCGTGGGTTATAG
- a CDS encoding ATP-binding protein, protein MGEPIMLEFEVKPLDFLAAGEAAERVKETLKTLGLPSSICRRAAVVAYEVEMNLVIHGGGGHMVLKVEEGQITIIAVDKGPGIPDLSLAMQEGYSTAPDYIREMGFGAGMGLSNIKRNSDELEIETEVGKGTKLVSIIYIK, encoded by the coding sequence TTGGGTGAGCCCATTATGTTGGAGTTCGAGGTTAAACCGCTGGATTTCTTGGCTGCGGGTGAGGCTGCTGAGCGCGTAAAAGAGACGCTCAAAACCTTAGGATTGCCTTCCAGCATTTGCAGGAGGGCTGCTGTGGTAGCGTACGAAGTGGAGATGAACCTGGTGATACACGGAGGCGGTGGGCACATGGTTCTCAAGGTCGAGGAAGGCCAAATAACCATAATTGCCGTCGATAAAGGGCCCGGAATACCAGATCTATCGCTCGCGATGCAAGAAGGGTATTCTACAGCTCCAGATTACATCAGAGAGATGGGTTTTGGAGCTGGGATGGGCTTGTCAAACATCAAGCGCAACTCCGACGAGCTTGAAATAGAGACGGAGGTAGGCAAGGGGACTAAATTAGTATCTATTATCTACATAAAGTAA